A single genomic interval of Arachis duranensis cultivar V14167 chromosome 7, aradu.V14167.gnm2.J7QH, whole genome shotgun sequence harbors:
- the LOC107496921 gene encoding uncharacterized protein LOC107496921, translating to MEVVLGPGDQARAAGAEGAASVASLRGRRRSPQQHTRTRPFGGTGGDSAIIMQELRHRVQNLERQLADRERDGWSTDPSFTPSPGSEEEDSHRSHQRRTSAFRTEAESTREESPIVRRRNDRIIYSRGGPTRRAARGHEDGEGRSERTRQPIIMGVTPFHRSILEVRLPKHFDKPTDMRYDGTQDPLEHLTAFEARMNLEGVGDEVRCRAFPVTLAGPAIRWFNGLPQGSIYNFSDISRAFLAQFTTRIAKAKHPINLLGVTQRQGVPTRRYLDRFNDECLEIDGLTDSVASLCLTNGLLNENFRKHLTTKPVWTMHEIQTVAKEYINDEEVSRVVAANKRQSGYGQARQSGGDGERAKEKAREEASNKGPRPFPRVEKFTNYTPLTLPIVEVYQQIAEKGILPKPRPLKDRTGGNKNLYCDYHKGYGHQTQDCFDLKDALEQAIREGKLAAFSHLIREPRRHYRDQDEEGKTRLAKRRQEPEDRDHDLTVINVVTAKNAAPKSRSAHKKDAKVLAISSPPMQSTKKPPSISFGPEDQWFSDVPESPPMVITARVGTGLVKRILVDTGADSNIMFRNVFDALGLKDADLTTHQHGVIGLGDHFIKPDGVISLPISVGQMQGRRSAMAEFVIL from the coding sequence ATGGAAGTCGTGCTGGGTCCCGGTGACCAAGCTCGAGCAGCCGGAGCGGAGGGGGCAGCCTCTGTCGCCTCACTGAGGGGGCGGCGGAGGTCCCCTCAGCAACACACGAGAACACGACCTTTCGGGGGAACGGGTGGCGATAGCGCCAtaataatgcaggagctacgCCACAGAGTCCAGAACTTAGAGCGACAGCTAGCCGACCGGGAGCGGGATGGATGGTCTACTGATCCCAGCTTTACCCCGTCTCCCGGGAGCGAGGAAGAAGACTCTCACCGAAGCCACCAACGGCGTACATCCGCTTTCCGGACGGAAGCGGAGAGCACGCGGGAGGAGTCACCTATAGTAAGAAGGCGAAACGACAGGATCATCTACTCCCGAGGCGGACCAACCCGCCGAGCAGCAAGAGGTCACGAAGACGGGGAAGGGAGATCCGAGAGAACACGGCAACCCATCATAATGGGTGTCACCCCGTTCCACCGGTCTATCCTCGAAGTCCGGTTGCCGAAACACttcgacaaaccaacggacatgaggtatgaCGGAACTCAAGACCCTCTAGAACACCTCACGGCCTTCGAGGCCAGGATGAATCTAGAGGGAGTAGGGGACGAAGTAAGATGCCGCGCCTTCCCGGTAACACTAGCAGGACCAGCGATCAGATGGTTTAACGGCCTCCCTCAAGGTTCCATCTACAATTTCTCAGACATCAGCCGTGCATTCCTGGCCCAATTTACAACGCGAATAGCAAAGGCCAAGCACCCCATCAACCTTCTAGGGGTAACCCAGAGACAGGGAGTGCCGACCAGGAGGTACCTAGATCGGTTCAACGACGAATGCTTGGAGATTGACGGCTTGACCGACTCGGTGGCCAGTCTCTGCCTGACAAACGGCCTCCTCAACGAGAATTTCCGAAAACACCTTACCACGAAGCCGGTCTGGACAATGCATGAAATCCAGACGGTGGCCAAGGAGTACATAAACGACGAGGAAGTCAGCCGAGTTGTGGCTGCCAATAAGCGGCAGTCCGGCTACGGCCAGGCTCGGCAGTCCGGTGGCGACGGTGAGAGAGCAAAAGAAAAGGCCAGAGAGGAGGCATCAAACAAAGGACCTAGGCCGTTCCCTCGAGTCGAAAAATTTACTAACTACACTCCGCTCACCCTCCCCATCGTGGAAGTTTATCAACAAATAGCGGAGAAGGGAATTCTTCCGAAGCCCCGACCACTTAAGGACCGTACGGGAGGAAACAAGAACCTTTATTGTGATTACCATAAGGGGTATGGCCATCAAACACAGGACTGTTTCGACCTGAAGGATGCACTAGAACAGGCgataagggaaggaaagctagcagcgTTCTCCCATCTCATCAGGGAGCCGAGAAGGCATTATCGTGATCAAGACGAGGAAGGCAAGACACGCTTGGCCAAGCGGCGACAAGAGCCCGAAGACAGAGACCATGACCTCACTGTGATAAACGTGGTAACGGCAAAAAACGCTGCACCAAAATCCCGGTCGGCTCACAAGAAAGACGCCAAGGTTCTGGCGATCTCATCCCCACCGATGCAAAGTACCAAAAAACCTCCGTCCATCTCCTTCGGCCCAGAAGACCAATGGTTCAGCGACGTGCCGGAAAGCCCCCCCATGGTCATAACGGCCAGAGTGGGAACCGGCCTCGTCAAACGAATCCTTGTCGACACAGGAGCTGATTCAAACATCATGTTCCGCAACGTGTTCGACGCACTAGGGCTAAAGGATGCCGACCTGACGACTCACCAGCACGGGGTTATCGGGTTAGGCGACCACTTCATCAAACCAGACGGAGTCATTTCCCTACCAATCTCGGTGGGACAGATGCAAGGCCGAAGATCGGCGATGGCCGAGTTCGTAATTCTCTGA
- the LOC107496991 gene encoding uncharacterized protein At3g28850 — protein MWPPWLNSPSRVRTTPPPSPSPSHSGARSLSFSCSSFKDIQKLLQEEEQLERGSRLAPSPRSSSLFRRIRISTSVLRAFGSRASLPPPPPQATLPPGLDRGVVIYFTSLRVVRRTFDDCRAVRSILRNFRVAVDERDVSIDDRFRDELNSILGRKTATLPRVFIGGEYVGGADDVRQLHESGDLQRLIERLPKSNQINSCCDRCGGFRFVVCEECSGSHKIFAEKSGRFRNCLSCNANGLIRCPTCFFVHPRHTK, from the coding sequence ATGTGGCCACCGTGGCTGAACTCGCCGAGCCGCGTCCGCACTACGCCGCCACCATCTCCGTCGCCGTCGCATTCCGGAGCTCGCTCCCTCAGCTTTTCCTGCTCCTCATTCAAAGACATCCAGAAACTCCtccaagaagaagaacaactcGAACGCGGAAGCAGGCTCGCTCCTTCACCTAGATCCTCTTCACTCTTCCGCAGAATCCGCATCTCCACCTCCGTCCTCCGAGCGTTTGGCTCACGCGCTTCCCTTCCGCCGCCGCCACCACAGGCTACATTGCCTCCTGGCCTTGACCGTGGCGTCGTCATCTACTTCACCAGCCTCCGCGTCGTTCGCCGCACCTTCGACGACTGCCGCGCCGTCAGATCGATCCTCCGGAACTTCCGCGTCGCAGTCGACGAGCGCGACGTCTCTATCGACGACAGGTTCCGCGACGAGCTCAACTCCATCCTCGGCCGCAAGACCGCAACGCTGCCTAGGGTTTTCATCGGCGGCGAGTACGTCGGCGGAGCTGACGACGTCCGGCAGCTCCATGAGAGTGGCGATCTGCAGCGGCTGATTGAACGGTTGCCGAAGTCAAATCAGATCAACAGTTGCTGCGATCGGTGCGGCGGTTTCAGATTCGTGGTGTGCGAGGAGTGTAGCGGTAGCCACAAGATCTTTGCAGAGAAGAGCGGCCGGTTCAGGAACTGTTTATCTTGCAACGCCAACGGCTTGATTAGGTGCCCCACATGCTTCTTCGTGCACCCGCGCCACACCAAATAA